A single window of Oxyura jamaicensis isolate SHBP4307 breed ruddy duck chromosome 3, BPBGC_Ojam_1.0, whole genome shotgun sequence DNA harbors:
- the EIF4A3 gene encoding eukaryotic initiation factor 4A-III — MRVPPSGSLNPASAHAHCAQRPGLSCEAAAAGEAAAMSGSAGSGGGSGSARKRLMKEEDMTKVEFETSEEVDVTPTFDTMGLREDLLRGIYAYGFEKPSAIQQRAIKQIIKGRDVIAQSQSGTGKTATFSISVLQCLDIQVRETQALILAPTRELAVQIQKGLLALGDYMNVQCHACIGGTNVGEDIRKLDYGQHVVAGTPGRVFDMIRRRSLRTRAIKMLVLDEADEMLNKGFKEQIYDVYRYLPPATQVVLISATLPHEILEMTNKFMTDPIRILVKRDELTLEGIKQFFVAVEREEWKFDTLCDLYDTLTITQAVIFCNTKRKVDWLTEKMREANFTVSSMHGDMPQKERESIMKEFRSGASRVLISTDVWARGLDVPQVSLIINYDLPNNRELYIHRIGRSGRYGRKGVAINFVKNDDIRILRDIEQYYSTQIDEMPMNVADLI; from the exons ATGCGCGTTCCCCCCTCTGGCTCCCTCAACCCCGCCTCTGCGCATGCGCACTGCGCGCAGCGGCCTGGTCTCTCGTgtgaggcggcggcggcaggagAGGCCGCGGCCATGTCGGGCTCGGCGGGCtccggcggcggcagcggctcGGCGAGGAAGCGGCTGATGAAGGAGGAGGACATGACCAAGGTGGAGTTCGAGACGAGCGAGGAGGTGGACGTGACGCCCACCTTCGACACCATGGGGCTGCGGGAGGACCTGCTGCGGGGCATCTACGCCTACG GGTTTGAGAAGCCGTCGGCCATCCAGCAGCGAGCCATCAAGCAGATCATCAAGGGCCGGGACGTGATCGCACA GTCACAGTCCggaacaggaaaaacagcaacGTTCTCCATCTCCGTTCTGCAGTGCTTGGATATACAG GTTCGTGAGACCCAGGCCCTGATCTTAGCACCAACTCGGGAGCTGGCTGTACAGATTCAGAAG GGTCTTCTTGCTCTGGGAGACTACATGAACGTCCAGTGTCACGCCTGCATTGGAGGCACCAACGTGGGGGAAGACATTCGAAAGCTGGATTACGGGCAGCACGTTGTGGCTGGCACTCCAGGCCGGGTGTTCG ATATGATTCGGCGTCGAAGTTTAAGGACTCGAGCCATCAAAATGCTGGTTTTGGATGAAGCAGACGAAATGCTCAATAAAG GTTTTAAGGAACAGATTTATGATGTGTACAGATATTTGCCTCCAGCTACGCAGGTGGTTCTGATCAGTGCCACTTTGCCTCATGAAATTCTGGAGATGACCAACAAATTCATGACCGACCCCATTCGCATCTTGGTCAAACG TGATGAGTTGACCCTTGAAGGAATCAAGCAGTTTTTCGTGGCTGTGGAGAGGGAGGAATGGAAGTTTGACACCTTGTGCGATCTCTACGACACGCTCACCATCACCCAGGCTGTCATCTTCTGTAACACCAAGAGAAAG GTCGACTGGCTCACGGAGAAGATGAGAGAAGCCAACTTCACAGTTTCATCCATGCATGGGGACATGCCGCAGAAGGAGAGAGAGTCCATCATGAAAGAGTTCAGATCTGGTGCAAG CCGAGTCCTTATCTCAACAGATGTTTGGGCTAGAGGCCTGGATGTGCCTCAGGTGTCCCTGATCATTAACTACGACTTGCCCAACAACAGAGAACTCTACATACACAG AATTGGCCGCTCGGGCAGATACGGGCGAAAAGGTGTAGCTATCAACTTTGTGAAGAACGACGACATCCGCATCCTGCGGGACATCGAGCAGTACTACTCCACCCAGATCGACGAGATGCCCATGAACG ttgcTGATCTTATCTGA
- the ATL2 gene encoding atlastin-2 isoform X5, protein MRRGTGKHYEEEEEEDALPDSDALPDSDDEVDLEKPRPIQIVLAHEDDHNFELDEEALEKILLQEHIKDLNIVVVSVAGAFRKGKSFLLDFMLRYMYNRTSPCWIGGNTEPLTGFTWRGGCERETTGIQIWSEVFVIDKPNGTKVAVLLMDTQGAFDSQSTIKDCATVFALSTMTSSVQVYNLSQNIQEDDLQHLQLFTEYGRLAMEEIYQKPFQTLMFLIRDWSYPYEHAYGLEGGKKFLEKRLQVKQNQHEELQNVRKHIHSCFSNLGCFLLPHPGLKVATNPNFDGRLNDIDEDFKKELRNLVPLLLAPENLVEKEISGSKVTCRDLVEYFKAYIKIYQGEELPHPKSMLQATAEANNLAAVAGAKDLYSKGMEQICGGDKPYIAPADLERKHQDYRESAVRQFCSVKKMGGEEFCRRYQEQLETEIDEIYANFVKHNDGKNIFYAARTPATLFAVMFAMYITSGLTGFLGMNSIATLCNLVLGIALISFCTWAYVKYSGEFREVGTAIDQIAEAIWEQRNPRKVLKPMSDNLVEDHMRQSVKNSIKAGLTEQVSHHARLKTD, encoded by the exons GTAAGCAttatgaggaggaggaagaggaggatgccCTACCTGACTCAGATGCCCTGCCAGACTCGGATGACGAGGTGGATTTGGAGAAGCCACGCCCCATCCAGATTGTTCTTGCTCATGAAGATGACCATAACTTTGAATTAGATGAAGAAGCGTTGGAAAAAATCTTGCTTCAGGAGCACATCAAAGATCTTAACATAGTAGTTGTGTCTGTAGCTGGAGCTTTCCgcaaaggaaaatcttttctgCTGGACTTCATGCTTAGATACATGTATAACAGG ACTTCTCCTTGCTGGATAGGTGGAAACACTGAGCCTTTAACTGGGTTTACATGGAGAGGTGGATGTGAACGGGAAACCACTGGCATTCAGATTTGGAGCGAAGTGTTTGTAATTGATAAACCCAATGGAACAAAG GTTGCTGTACTACTCATGGATACCCAAGGTGCCTTTGATAGCCAATCCACTATCAAAGACTGTGCAACGGTTTTTGCTCTGAGCACCATGACGAGTTCTGTCCAG GTATACAACTTGTCCCAGAATATTCAGGAAGATGACCTTCAACACTTGCAG TTGTTTACAGAATATGGAAGACTAGCTATGGAAGAAATATACCAAAAGCCGTTTCAG ACACTAATGTTCTTAATTAGAGATTGGAGTTACCCGTATGAACATGCATATGGtttggaaggaggaaaaaagttcCTAGAGAAAAGATTGCAG gtaaagcaaaaccaacacGAAGAGTTACAGAATGTAAGGAAGCATATTCACTCCTGTTTCAGTAACCTTGGCTGTTTCCTGTTGCCCCACCCTGGTCTTAAAGTTGCAACAAATCCAAATTTCGATGGGAGGTTGAATG ATATAGATGAGGATTTTAAGAAAGAACTGCGGAATTTGGTACCATTACTGCTTGCCCCTGAAAACTTGGTAGAAAAAGAGATTAGTGGATCCAAGGTGACCTGTAGAGATCTTGTAGAATACTTCAAG GCTTACATTAAAATCTATCAAGGAGAGGAGCTACCTCATCCGAAGTCTATGCTgcag GCAACAGCTGAGGCGAACAATCttgctgctgtggcaggagcAAAAGACTTGTACAGTAAAGGCATGGAGCAG ATTTGTGGAGGAGATAAGCCTTACATTGCCCCAGCGGACCTTGAGCGGAAGCACCAGGATTACAGAGAGTCGGCTGTCAGGCAGTTCTGCTCGGTGAAGAAGATGGGAGGGGAGGAGTTCTGTCGCCGCTACCAGGAGCAACTCGAGACGGAGATTGACGAGATCTATGCAAACTTTGTGAAGCACAACGATGGCAAAAACATCTTTTACGCTGCTCGTACCCCTGCCACTCTATTTGCAGTCATGTTTGCCATGTATATAACCTCAGGACTGACTGGGTTCCTTGGTATGAACTCCATAGCTACCCTGTGTAATCTCGTGCTGGGGATAGCTCTTATATCCTTTTGTACTTGGGCATACGTTAAGTACTCTGGGGAATTCAGAGAAGTTGGAACAGCCATTGATCAGATCGCTGAAGCTATATGGGAACAG AGGAATCCCAGGAAG GTGTTGAAGCCCATGAGTGATAATTTGGTGGAGGATCATATGAGACAGTCTGTTAAAAACTCTATCAAAGCAGGCCTGACCGAGCAGGTGTCTCACCATGCCAGACTAAAGACAGACTGA
- the ATL2 gene encoding atlastin-2 isoform X6: MVGKHYEEEEEEDALPDSDALPDSDDEVDLEKPRPIQIVLAHEDDHNFELDEEALEKILLQEHIKDLNIVVVSVAGAFRKGKSFLLDFMLRYMYNRTSPCWIGGNTEPLTGFTWRGGCERETTGIQIWSEVFVIDKPNGTKVAVLLMDTQGAFDSQSTIKDCATVFALSTMTSSVQVYNLSQNIQEDDLQHLQLFTEYGRLAMEEIYQKPFQTLMFLIRDWSYPYEHAYGLEGGKKFLEKRLQVKQNQHEELQNVRKHIHSCFSNLGCFLLPHPGLKVATNPNFDGRLNDIDEDFKKELRNLVPLLLAPENLVEKEISGSKVTCRDLVEYFKAYIKIYQGEELPHPKSMLQATAEANNLAAVAGAKDLYSKGMEQICGGDKPYIAPADLERKHQDYRESAVRQFCSVKKMGGEEFCRRYQEQLETEIDEIYANFVKHNDGKNIFYAARTPATLFAVMFAMYITSGLTGFLGMNSIATLCNLVLGIALISFCTWAYVKYSGEFREVGTAIDQIAEAIWEQRNPRKVLKPMSDNLVEDHMRQSVKNSIKAGLTEQVSHHARLKTD; the protein is encoded by the exons GTAAGCAttatgaggaggaggaagaggaggatgccCTACCTGACTCAGATGCCCTGCCAGACTCGGATGACGAGGTGGATTTGGAGAAGCCACGCCCCATCCAGATTGTTCTTGCTCATGAAGATGACCATAACTTTGAATTAGATGAAGAAGCGTTGGAAAAAATCTTGCTTCAGGAGCACATCAAAGATCTTAACATAGTAGTTGTGTCTGTAGCTGGAGCTTTCCgcaaaggaaaatcttttctgCTGGACTTCATGCTTAGATACATGTATAACAGG ACTTCTCCTTGCTGGATAGGTGGAAACACTGAGCCTTTAACTGGGTTTACATGGAGAGGTGGATGTGAACGGGAAACCACTGGCATTCAGATTTGGAGCGAAGTGTTTGTAATTGATAAACCCAATGGAACAAAG GTTGCTGTACTACTCATGGATACCCAAGGTGCCTTTGATAGCCAATCCACTATCAAAGACTGTGCAACGGTTTTTGCTCTGAGCACCATGACGAGTTCTGTCCAG GTATACAACTTGTCCCAGAATATTCAGGAAGATGACCTTCAACACTTGCAG TTGTTTACAGAATATGGAAGACTAGCTATGGAAGAAATATACCAAAAGCCGTTTCAG ACACTAATGTTCTTAATTAGAGATTGGAGTTACCCGTATGAACATGCATATGGtttggaaggaggaaaaaagttcCTAGAGAAAAGATTGCAG gtaaagcaaaaccaacacGAAGAGTTACAGAATGTAAGGAAGCATATTCACTCCTGTTTCAGTAACCTTGGCTGTTTCCTGTTGCCCCACCCTGGTCTTAAAGTTGCAACAAATCCAAATTTCGATGGGAGGTTGAATG ATATAGATGAGGATTTTAAGAAAGAACTGCGGAATTTGGTACCATTACTGCTTGCCCCTGAAAACTTGGTAGAAAAAGAGATTAGTGGATCCAAGGTGACCTGTAGAGATCTTGTAGAATACTTCAAG GCTTACATTAAAATCTATCAAGGAGAGGAGCTACCTCATCCGAAGTCTATGCTgcag GCAACAGCTGAGGCGAACAATCttgctgctgtggcaggagcAAAAGACTTGTACAGTAAAGGCATGGAGCAG ATTTGTGGAGGAGATAAGCCTTACATTGCCCCAGCGGACCTTGAGCGGAAGCACCAGGATTACAGAGAGTCGGCTGTCAGGCAGTTCTGCTCGGTGAAGAAGATGGGAGGGGAGGAGTTCTGTCGCCGCTACCAGGAGCAACTCGAGACGGAGATTGACGAGATCTATGCAAACTTTGTGAAGCACAACGATGGCAAAAACATCTTTTACGCTGCTCGTACCCCTGCCACTCTATTTGCAGTCATGTTTGCCATGTATATAACCTCAGGACTGACTGGGTTCCTTGGTATGAACTCCATAGCTACCCTGTGTAATCTCGTGCTGGGGATAGCTCTTATATCCTTTTGTACTTGGGCATACGTTAAGTACTCTGGGGAATTCAGAGAAGTTGGAACAGCCATTGATCAGATCGCTGAAGCTATATGGGAACAG AGGAATCCCAGGAAG GTGTTGAAGCCCATGAGTGATAATTTGGTGGAGGATCATATGAGACAGTCTGTTAAAAACTCTATCAAAGCAGGCCTGACCGAGCAGGTGTCTCACCATGCCAGACTAAAGACAGACTGA
- the ATL2 gene encoding atlastin-2 isoform X2, giving the protein MRRGTGKCSTSGRGLSSSSQDPQPFRMGDCSVPQPRRGIQCDSGKHYEEEEEEDALPDSDALPDSDDEVDLEKPRPIQIVLAHEDDHNFELDEEALEKILLQEHIKDLNIVVVSVAGAFRKGKSFLLDFMLRYMYNRTSPCWIGGNTEPLTGFTWRGGCERETTGIQIWSEVFVIDKPNGTKVAVLLMDTQGAFDSQSTIKDCATVFALSTMTSSVQVYNLSQNIQEDDLQHLQLFTEYGRLAMEEIYQKPFQTLMFLIRDWSYPYEHAYGLEGGKKFLEKRLQVKQNQHEELQNVRKHIHSCFSNLGCFLLPHPGLKVATNPNFDGRLNDIDEDFKKELRNLVPLLLAPENLVEKEISGSKVTCRDLVEYFKAYIKIYQGEELPHPKSMLQATAEANNLAAVAGAKDLYSKGMEQICGGDKPYIAPADLERKHQDYRESAVRQFCSVKKMGGEEFCRRYQEQLETEIDEIYANFVKHNDGKNIFYAARTPATLFAVMFAMYITSGLTGFLGMNSIATLCNLVLGIALISFCTWAYVKYSGEFREVGTAIDQIAEAIWEQVLKPMSDNLVEDHMRQSVKNSIKAGLTEQVSHHARLKTD; this is encoded by the exons GTAAGCAttatgaggaggaggaagaggaggatgccCTACCTGACTCAGATGCCCTGCCAGACTCGGATGACGAGGTGGATTTGGAGAAGCCACGCCCCATCCAGATTGTTCTTGCTCATGAAGATGACCATAACTTTGAATTAGATGAAGAAGCGTTGGAAAAAATCTTGCTTCAGGAGCACATCAAAGATCTTAACATAGTAGTTGTGTCTGTAGCTGGAGCTTTCCgcaaaggaaaatcttttctgCTGGACTTCATGCTTAGATACATGTATAACAGG ACTTCTCCTTGCTGGATAGGTGGAAACACTGAGCCTTTAACTGGGTTTACATGGAGAGGTGGATGTGAACGGGAAACCACTGGCATTCAGATTTGGAGCGAAGTGTTTGTAATTGATAAACCCAATGGAACAAAG GTTGCTGTACTACTCATGGATACCCAAGGTGCCTTTGATAGCCAATCCACTATCAAAGACTGTGCAACGGTTTTTGCTCTGAGCACCATGACGAGTTCTGTCCAG GTATACAACTTGTCCCAGAATATTCAGGAAGATGACCTTCAACACTTGCAG TTGTTTACAGAATATGGAAGACTAGCTATGGAAGAAATATACCAAAAGCCGTTTCAG ACACTAATGTTCTTAATTAGAGATTGGAGTTACCCGTATGAACATGCATATGGtttggaaggaggaaaaaagttcCTAGAGAAAAGATTGCAG gtaaagcaaaaccaacacGAAGAGTTACAGAATGTAAGGAAGCATATTCACTCCTGTTTCAGTAACCTTGGCTGTTTCCTGTTGCCCCACCCTGGTCTTAAAGTTGCAACAAATCCAAATTTCGATGGGAGGTTGAATG ATATAGATGAGGATTTTAAGAAAGAACTGCGGAATTTGGTACCATTACTGCTTGCCCCTGAAAACTTGGTAGAAAAAGAGATTAGTGGATCCAAGGTGACCTGTAGAGATCTTGTAGAATACTTCAAG GCTTACATTAAAATCTATCAAGGAGAGGAGCTACCTCATCCGAAGTCTATGCTgcag GCAACAGCTGAGGCGAACAATCttgctgctgtggcaggagcAAAAGACTTGTACAGTAAAGGCATGGAGCAG ATTTGTGGAGGAGATAAGCCTTACATTGCCCCAGCGGACCTTGAGCGGAAGCACCAGGATTACAGAGAGTCGGCTGTCAGGCAGTTCTGCTCGGTGAAGAAGATGGGAGGGGAGGAGTTCTGTCGCCGCTACCAGGAGCAACTCGAGACGGAGATTGACGAGATCTATGCAAACTTTGTGAAGCACAACGATGGCAAAAACATCTTTTACGCTGCTCGTACCCCTGCCACTCTATTTGCAGTCATGTTTGCCATGTATATAACCTCAGGACTGACTGGGTTCCTTGGTATGAACTCCATAGCTACCCTGTGTAATCTCGTGCTGGGGATAGCTCTTATATCCTTTTGTACTTGGGCATACGTTAAGTACTCTGGGGAATTCAGAGAAGTTGGAACAGCCATTGATCAGATCGCTGAAGCTATATGGGAACAG GTGTTGAAGCCCATGAGTGATAATTTGGTGGAGGATCATATGAGACAGTCTGTTAAAAACTCTATCAAAGCAGGCCTGACCGAGCAGGTGTCTCACCATGCCAGACTAAAGACAGACTGA
- the ATL2 gene encoding atlastin-2 isoform X4, with translation MAARDAARRRGPARQRPEPAGKHYEEEEEEDALPDSDALPDSDDEVDLEKPRPIQIVLAHEDDHNFELDEEALEKILLQEHIKDLNIVVVSVAGAFRKGKSFLLDFMLRYMYNRTSPCWIGGNTEPLTGFTWRGGCERETTGIQIWSEVFVIDKPNGTKVAVLLMDTQGAFDSQSTIKDCATVFALSTMTSSVQVYNLSQNIQEDDLQHLQLFTEYGRLAMEEIYQKPFQTLMFLIRDWSYPYEHAYGLEGGKKFLEKRLQVKQNQHEELQNVRKHIHSCFSNLGCFLLPHPGLKVATNPNFDGRLNDIDEDFKKELRNLVPLLLAPENLVEKEISGSKVTCRDLVEYFKAYIKIYQGEELPHPKSMLQATAEANNLAAVAGAKDLYSKGMEQICGGDKPYIAPADLERKHQDYRESAVRQFCSVKKMGGEEFCRRYQEQLETEIDEIYANFVKHNDGKNIFYAARTPATLFAVMFAMYITSGLTGFLGMNSIATLCNLVLGIALISFCTWAYVKYSGEFREVGTAIDQIAEAIWEQRNPRKVLKPMSDNLVEDHMRQSVKNSIKAGLTEQVSHHARLKTD, from the exons GTAAGCAttatgaggaggaggaagaggaggatgccCTACCTGACTCAGATGCCCTGCCAGACTCGGATGACGAGGTGGATTTGGAGAAGCCACGCCCCATCCAGATTGTTCTTGCTCATGAAGATGACCATAACTTTGAATTAGATGAAGAAGCGTTGGAAAAAATCTTGCTTCAGGAGCACATCAAAGATCTTAACATAGTAGTTGTGTCTGTAGCTGGAGCTTTCCgcaaaggaaaatcttttctgCTGGACTTCATGCTTAGATACATGTATAACAGG ACTTCTCCTTGCTGGATAGGTGGAAACACTGAGCCTTTAACTGGGTTTACATGGAGAGGTGGATGTGAACGGGAAACCACTGGCATTCAGATTTGGAGCGAAGTGTTTGTAATTGATAAACCCAATGGAACAAAG GTTGCTGTACTACTCATGGATACCCAAGGTGCCTTTGATAGCCAATCCACTATCAAAGACTGTGCAACGGTTTTTGCTCTGAGCACCATGACGAGTTCTGTCCAG GTATACAACTTGTCCCAGAATATTCAGGAAGATGACCTTCAACACTTGCAG TTGTTTACAGAATATGGAAGACTAGCTATGGAAGAAATATACCAAAAGCCGTTTCAG ACACTAATGTTCTTAATTAGAGATTGGAGTTACCCGTATGAACATGCATATGGtttggaaggaggaaaaaagttcCTAGAGAAAAGATTGCAG gtaaagcaaaaccaacacGAAGAGTTACAGAATGTAAGGAAGCATATTCACTCCTGTTTCAGTAACCTTGGCTGTTTCCTGTTGCCCCACCCTGGTCTTAAAGTTGCAACAAATCCAAATTTCGATGGGAGGTTGAATG ATATAGATGAGGATTTTAAGAAAGAACTGCGGAATTTGGTACCATTACTGCTTGCCCCTGAAAACTTGGTAGAAAAAGAGATTAGTGGATCCAAGGTGACCTGTAGAGATCTTGTAGAATACTTCAAG GCTTACATTAAAATCTATCAAGGAGAGGAGCTACCTCATCCGAAGTCTATGCTgcag GCAACAGCTGAGGCGAACAATCttgctgctgtggcaggagcAAAAGACTTGTACAGTAAAGGCATGGAGCAG ATTTGTGGAGGAGATAAGCCTTACATTGCCCCAGCGGACCTTGAGCGGAAGCACCAGGATTACAGAGAGTCGGCTGTCAGGCAGTTCTGCTCGGTGAAGAAGATGGGAGGGGAGGAGTTCTGTCGCCGCTACCAGGAGCAACTCGAGACGGAGATTGACGAGATCTATGCAAACTTTGTGAAGCACAACGATGGCAAAAACATCTTTTACGCTGCTCGTACCCCTGCCACTCTATTTGCAGTCATGTTTGCCATGTATATAACCTCAGGACTGACTGGGTTCCTTGGTATGAACTCCATAGCTACCCTGTGTAATCTCGTGCTGGGGATAGCTCTTATATCCTTTTGTACTTGGGCATACGTTAAGTACTCTGGGGAATTCAGAGAAGTTGGAACAGCCATTGATCAGATCGCTGAAGCTATATGGGAACAG AGGAATCCCAGGAAG GTGTTGAAGCCCATGAGTGATAATTTGGTGGAGGATCATATGAGACAGTCTGTTAAAAACTCTATCAAAGCAGGCCTGACCGAGCAGGTGTCTCACCATGCCAGACTAAAGACAGACTGA
- the ATL2 gene encoding atlastin-2 isoform X3: MRRGTGKCSTSGRGLSSSSQDPQPFRMGDCSVPQPRRGIQCDSGKHYEEEEEEDALPDSDALPDSDDEVDLEKPRPIQIVLAHEDDHNFELDEEALEKILLQEHIKDLNIVVVSVAGAFRKGKSFLLDFMLRYMYNRTSPCWIGGNTEPLTGFTWRGGCERETTGIQIWSEVFVIDKPNGTKVAVLLMDTQGAFDSQSTIKDCATVFALSTMTSSVQVYNLSQNIQEDDLQHLQLFTEYGRLAMEEIYQKPFQTLMFLIRDWSYPYEHAYGLEGGKKFLEKRLQVKQNQHEELQNVRKHIHSCFSNLGCFLLPHPGLKVATNPNFDGRLNDIDEDFKKELRNLVPLLLAPENLVEKEISGSKVTCRDLVEYFKAYIKIYQGEELPHPKSMLQATAEANNLAAVAGAKDLYSKGMEQICGGDKPYIAPADLERKHQDYRESAVRQFCSVKKMGGEEFCRRYQEQLETEIDEIYANFVKHNDGKNIFYAARTPATLFAVMFAMYITSGLTGFLGMNSIATLCNLVLGIALISFCTWAYVKYSGEFREVGTAIDQIAEAIWEQRNPRKVLKPMSDNLVEDHMRQSVKNSIKAGLTEQVSHHARLKTD, encoded by the exons GTAAGCAttatgaggaggaggaagaggaggatgccCTACCTGACTCAGATGCCCTGCCAGACTCGGATGACGAGGTGGATTTGGAGAAGCCACGCCCCATCCAGATTGTTCTTGCTCATGAAGATGACCATAACTTTGAATTAGATGAAGAAGCGTTGGAAAAAATCTTGCTTCAGGAGCACATCAAAGATCTTAACATAGTAGTTGTGTCTGTAGCTGGAGCTTTCCgcaaaggaaaatcttttctgCTGGACTTCATGCTTAGATACATGTATAACAGG ACTTCTCCTTGCTGGATAGGTGGAAACACTGAGCCTTTAACTGGGTTTACATGGAGAGGTGGATGTGAACGGGAAACCACTGGCATTCAGATTTGGAGCGAAGTGTTTGTAATTGATAAACCCAATGGAACAAAG GTTGCTGTACTACTCATGGATACCCAAGGTGCCTTTGATAGCCAATCCACTATCAAAGACTGTGCAACGGTTTTTGCTCTGAGCACCATGACGAGTTCTGTCCAG GTATACAACTTGTCCCAGAATATTCAGGAAGATGACCTTCAACACTTGCAG TTGTTTACAGAATATGGAAGACTAGCTATGGAAGAAATATACCAAAAGCCGTTTCAG ACACTAATGTTCTTAATTAGAGATTGGAGTTACCCGTATGAACATGCATATGGtttggaaggaggaaaaaagttcCTAGAGAAAAGATTGCAG gtaaagcaaaaccaacacGAAGAGTTACAGAATGTAAGGAAGCATATTCACTCCTGTTTCAGTAACCTTGGCTGTTTCCTGTTGCCCCACCCTGGTCTTAAAGTTGCAACAAATCCAAATTTCGATGGGAGGTTGAATG ATATAGATGAGGATTTTAAGAAAGAACTGCGGAATTTGGTACCATTACTGCTTGCCCCTGAAAACTTGGTAGAAAAAGAGATTAGTGGATCCAAGGTGACCTGTAGAGATCTTGTAGAATACTTCAAG GCTTACATTAAAATCTATCAAGGAGAGGAGCTACCTCATCCGAAGTCTATGCTgcag GCAACAGCTGAGGCGAACAATCttgctgctgtggcaggagcAAAAGACTTGTACAGTAAAGGCATGGAGCAG ATTTGTGGAGGAGATAAGCCTTACATTGCCCCAGCGGACCTTGAGCGGAAGCACCAGGATTACAGAGAGTCGGCTGTCAGGCAGTTCTGCTCGGTGAAGAAGATGGGAGGGGAGGAGTTCTGTCGCCGCTACCAGGAGCAACTCGAGACGGAGATTGACGAGATCTATGCAAACTTTGTGAAGCACAACGATGGCAAAAACATCTTTTACGCTGCTCGTACCCCTGCCACTCTATTTGCAGTCATGTTTGCCATGTATATAACCTCAGGACTGACTGGGTTCCTTGGTATGAACTCCATAGCTACCCTGTGTAATCTCGTGCTGGGGATAGCTCTTATATCCTTTTGTACTTGGGCATACGTTAAGTACTCTGGGGAATTCAGAGAAGTTGGAACAGCCATTGATCAGATCGCTGAAGCTATATGGGAACAG AGGAATCCCAGGAAG GTGTTGAAGCCCATGAGTGATAATTTGGTGGAGGATCATATGAGACAGTCTGTTAAAAACTCTATCAAAGCAGGCCTGACCGAGCAGGTGTCTCACCATGCCAGACTAAAGACAGACTGA